Part of the Gramella sp. Hel_I_59 genome, AAGACTAAGTTCAGACCCATATTCAGTTTTCTGTATATCTACGATGAGATCACATTGATTCTCTACTTTTAGATTCACACCATCTGTGGCAGAACTACTGAATGATACCAGTAACATGAATGCTACTACGAACTTGTTGATTGTGTTTTTCATAATCTAAGGTTTTAAGTTATACTTGGATTAACTGATGTAAACTTACCCTAGATCTACCTCGTAAAGTAGCGTTAGATGATCCAGTTTCTGTACTCAATTACCTTGACAAAATCCATTTCAAACGTTATCGCTTAATCCAGCACATATAATTGCTAATTTTGTAATACAAGCAATTACTATTCAGGTGTAATTTTAGATGAAATCTCGATATTATGAATACAACATCGAAACCAAGGCTGGAAAGAATAGAACCTGGATTTGGGAGTTCATTTTCATATAGAACACATAATAAATTCCAGGTTGGTTCGAAAAATACCTTTTGGCACTATCATCCGGAGGTCGAACTGGTTTACGTGAATGGCGGCTGCGGAAAGCGGCAGATAGGAAGTCATATATCTTATTACAGGAATGGAGATCTTATATTAATTGGATCGCTTCTCCCCCATTGTGCGTTTACCGATGGACTCACCAATCATCATTGTGAAACAGTGATACAGTTTAGAAATGATTTTCTTGGCAATGAATTTTTGGAAGCGCCTGAAATGTCACGAATCCAGAACCTGCTCGAGAGAGCAAAAAAAGGAATTGTTTTTCATGGTGACACTAAGCGTCATATAGGAGCTACTATTGAATCCTTACGAGAGCTCAATCCTTTCCAGAAATTACTCGGACTACTGGAAGTTTTAAATTCTCTTGAAAAAACTGATGATTATACGATTTTAAATGCTGAAGGTTTTTTGCTGGAAACTAACTTACAGGATAATGACAGGATCAATATCATTTTTAATTTTGTAAAAGAGCACTTCCAGAGACCAATTAGCTTAAAGGAGATCAGCGATAAGGTTAGTATGACCAACCCGGCATTCTGCAGATATTTTAAAAGAATTACCGGAAAAACTTTTACTCAGTTTGTGAACGAGTACAGACTTGCACATTCAGCTAAACTATTACACGAAAGACAGATTAGCATAACCGATGTTTGCTTTGAAAGTGGTTTTAATAATTTTAGTCATTTCAACAAACAATTCAAGGCATTTACAGGGAGGTCACCTTCAGTCTATAGAAGTGAATTAAAATTTAGCGTAACATAAAAAAACCCGCCATTCGGCGGGTTTGTATTTTATAAATTGATCTTTAATCGTGATGCATAAAACTTTGTTTCTGAAGTAATATTTCTTCAGATTCAACATGCTCATCATCTGGAACACAACAATCTACTGGACAAACTGCCGCACATTGTGGTTCTTCGTGAAAACCTTTACATTCGGTACATTTATCTGGTACTATATAGTAAATCTCGTCGCTTATTGGTTCCTGAGCTTCATTAGCGTTGGCCTCTTTCCCTCCGGGAAGTACCACATCACCTTCTAGATCGGTTCCATCTGCATATCTCCAGTCATCTGCACCTTCGTAAATTGCCGTGTTAGGACACTCTGGTTCACATGCACCGCAGTTTATACATTCATCGGTTATTACAATTGCCATAGCTCTGTTTTTATTGGTAAATTTAAGTACTGAGCGAAAAAAGACCTGAGCTTTTAGAGAAAATTATGGTTAATAGCTTCGGAAACTTTAATTTCGCTTCACAAATTTAAGATAGGCCACCCTCATAACCAAATATGAACATGACAATCGAAGAGCATACTTCAAACCTTGTTGCATTAGGAAAATTTTTAGGTCAGTTTCAGATCGATGGAATTCGAAAACATCCGGATTTTCCAGAATTAGATGAGCTTACTAACGAAATGCATGAGAAGATCGATGCTTCCATTCATCGTAACGGATGGTTTACCCGGGAAAATATTGTATTCTCACTTCAGCAGTGGAGTGAAGCCTTAAAATTCGATAATATTAAAAAATGGATAGGTCGCTATGATCTTTCCAATTCTGGTGGAAAAAAAATTGGGATTGTCATGGCTGGAAATATTCCTCTGGTTGGTTTCCATGATTTTATTTCCACGATCATCTGTGATCATAATATTCAAATAAAGCAATCCTCCAGTGATGAGCTGTTACTACCTCTTATCGCTCGATTCCTTATCGAGCAGAATTCAGAATATAAGAACCGTATAGAATTCACCAAAGGGAAACTAGAGAACTTTGATGCAGTGATCGCCACCGGGAGCGATAATACTGCAAGATATTTTGAATATTATTTCAAAGGAAAACCAAGCATTGTTCGCAAAAACAGAAATTCTATAGCTATCCTTACTGGTAATGAGTCTAAAGAGGAACTCGAGGCTTTAAGTAAAGACATCTTTCTTTATTATGGTTTGGGATGTCGTAACGTATCTAAATTATATGTTCCTGAAGGATATGATTTTGACCAGTTCTTCAAGGCAATGTATTCCTGGAATCCTATTATCAACGAAAATAAATATGCCAATAACTATGATTACAACAAGGCAGTATATTTAATGAGTGAATATAAGATCCTTGATAATGGTTTTCTAATGCTGAAAGAGGATGAAAGTTTTGGTTCTCCTATTGCAACAGTCTTTTACCAAACCTACAAGGATGAGGATAACCTGAAAGAAGTTCTAGAATCCAATTCCGAAAAATTGCAGTGTGTAGTCAGGAAAGATCCTAAGTCTAATGAAGTTCCATTTGGTAAAACACAACAACCAGAACTTTGGGATTATGCAGATAATATTGATACTATAGAATTCCTAAGTAAACTTTAATCTTATCATTTCGATAACAGCAAAGACCTTCGAAATTTGGCATCTTTGTGAATACACACTAATAATACACATCCATGAAAAAGCATAATTTCAGCGCAGGTCCATGCATATTACCACAGGAAGTATTCCAGGAAGCTTCTCAGGCGATTCTGGATTTTAATAACTCAGGTCTTTCGATATTAGAAATTTCTCATCGTAGTGCAGATTTTGTATCGGTAATGGAAGAAGCCCAGAATCTGGCTCTTGAACTTCTGGGTTTACAGGATAAAGGTTATAAAGCACTATTTCTCCAGGGAGGCGCGAGTATGCAATTTTTAATGACCGCTTATAATTTACTGAATAACAAGGCGGCCTATCTAAACACAGGTACATGGTCATCTAAAGCGATCAAGGAAGCTAAATTATTTGGTGAGGTGATCGAAGTAGCATCCTCAAAGGACAAGAACTTTAATTATATTCCGAAGAATTATTCAATTCCAGAAGATGCAAATTATTTTCACTGCACCAGTAACAATACGATTTTTGGAACACAGATGAAGGAATTTCCAAAAACTGATGTTCCCAGCGTCTGTGATATGAGTAGTGATATATTTTCAAGACAACTTAATTTTGAAGATTTTGACCTTATTTATGCCGGAGCCCAGAAAAATATGGGACCAGCCGGAACTGTTCTTGTCGTTGTAAAAGAAAGCATTTTAGGCAAAGTTGACCGTAAGATCCCAAGCATGTTGGATTATCAGGTACATATCTCCAAGGATAGTATGTTCAATACACCTCCTGTTTATGCAGTATATGTTTCTATGCTTACCATGCGATGGATCAAAAAGAACGGTGGTATCGCTGCTATGGAGAAAAGAAATGCAGAGAAAGCAGCTCTTTTATATAACGAAATTGATCGTAATTCTTTATTCGAAGGTTTCGCCGCTAAAGAAGACAGGTCACCTATGAACCCTACCTTTAACCTTAAAGATGAGGCTCATAAAGATCAATTCGATAAAATGTGGAAAGATGCTGGTGTGAATGGTCTTAGCGGACATAGAAGTGTTGGCGGATACAGAGCATCCATGTACAATGCATTATCAATAGAAAGTGTGCAGGTAGTAGTAGATCTCATGCAGAAATTAGTGAAAGAAATAAACTAATCCAGACATAAATTAGAATGAAAGTATTAGCAAATGACGGATTATCTCAAAGTGGTGTACAACTATTAAAGGATGCCGGCTTTGAAGTTATCATTAAAAAAGTTGCCCAGGATCAACTGGAGGATTACTTAAAAAGTAATGGAATTAGCGTTCTTCTTGTACGCAGTGCAACAGAGGTTCGCAAGAATATTATAGATAATTGTATACATCTAAAGGTTATTGGACGCGGTGGTGTTGGCATGGATAATATCGATGTGGAATACGCGCTTAGTAAAGGTATCTCTGTGATAAATACACCGGAAGCTTCTTCAGCTTCTGTGGCAGAGCTTGTTTTTGCTCACCTTTTTGGAGGTGCCAGAAAATTGCATGATTCCAATAGAAATATGCCTTTGGAAGGAGATTCAAGATTTAAGGATCTTAAAAAATCTTATGCTGGTGGATCTGAATTGCGTGGCAAAACACTTGGAATTATAGGTCTGGGAAGAATTGGTCGTGAAGTAGCTAAAATTGCTTTGGGAGTTGGAATGCGTGTGGTTGCCAGCGATAAGGAAGTGGGAGAAACCGAGATCACACTGGAGTTCTACAATGACCAGAAGGTTACAATTCCTATCAAGACTGAACCCGTAGAGCAACTAATAGAGCATGCAGATTTTATAAGTTTACATGTTCCCGCACAGTCTAAGCCAATTATTGGTAAAGCTGAATTTGATAAGATGAAAAATGGTGTGGGAATTATTAACACCGCTCGTGGTGGGATTCTAGATGAAGAAGCGCTCCTGGTAGCGATCGAAGAAGAAAAAGTTTCTTTTGCTGCTTTAGATACTTTTGAGAACGAACCTTCACCAGCCATAAAATTATTGATGAACGAAAGTATTTCTCTAAGTCCGCATATTGGTGCTGCTACTAGTGAAGCTCAGGAAAGAATTGGAGAAGAATTGGCACATCAAATTATCAATATCTTTAAAAAATAAAAGTCAATGGCAAACATTCTGGACCTTTTCAAAATTTCATCGGGTAAGGAGCTCATCCAAAACACTCGTAAGGAACTTAACCTGGACGAAGACTTGGTTCTGCAAATTTTTGCATCCCTATTGCCATGGAGTATTTCAAAAGTCGATCATTCTACTTCCAGCAAATCGGATGCAAAATTTAGTGATTTGAAGTTTGCAGATTTATTGTCGGAAAGTTCTATTATCTCTGCGGAAGATAAAAAGCTAATCAACTCATTCCTGGAAAATGCATTTAAGATAGAGGCTAATAATTCAGTAAAATTCACAATCATTGCTGAAAACATTACAGTTTCAATCATTTCTGAAATCCAATCCATAAACGGCAAATTGGAGCTAACTGAAATTAAAAGAACTTTATTAGGTGCTTCTAAAAAAGCTTCAGAAGAATTTGTAAAAGTAATTACGAGCGGAGCAAATGATTCCGCAGATCTTATCAAACCTGCAGGAAGAATTGCTCTGGAGGATAAAGACTCTTCCGAAGATAGCATTTTAGGAGGATTTACAGGAGGGAAATAGGGAACACTTATTGCTGCTAATTAAATTGTTATGAAGAATCTAATTTACATTTGCCTACTGGCCTTATTTGTTTACAGTTGTGGCTCCGGGAGATCCAGAGATCTCAAGGGTAAGGATGCAACTAATGATACTGTTCGTATAGCTAATGATAGTCTCGAATATGAAATTATTATCATTGAACCCGGATTCAATCTGTTCATCAATTCATATGCTCGACCTAGAGGATATCATACGCAGTCTTATCTGGAAAATAAAAACCAGTTCCTGGTAACTGAATACAATACGAGGGTTATGCAGCCACAAACCTACGATCCCAATTTATATATCAATCAAATAAACTACGATTCCAATACAGATTATGGGTATGAGGTAAATTATTTGCTGTACAATTATTTTGTTTTTTTCAGCAGGCATTACAACCAACGATTTAGTGTTCCTACACGAATTTGATTTTTTAAGCAAAATCGTATATTTGCCGTATGAAAAAACTGAAGGCTAGATGGGGAATTGATGATAACTGGCAGCTCTTCGTTATATTGCTGGTATTTGCCATTACGGGCTCTTCCTCTGCGAAAATTGCCGGTCCGCTCTGTGAATTTCTTGGAATCACTTCTGAAACTACACACTGGAGCATTTACTGGACACTTCGAATTTTGTTGATCTTTCCAATATACCAGGTTTTACTGGTAAGTTTTGGTTGGATATTTGGTCAGTTTCAATTTTTCTGGGCTTTCGAAAAGAAAATGTTGAGCAGGCTGGGTCTTGCTAAAATTTTCAATGCTTAATATGACTTTACTGAAGAACATACTCTTACTTTTTACGGCGGTACTCATACTGCTTCCTACTGGAGTGAGTTTTTCCCATATTTTTGCAGATCATGGACATAAATTATGTGATAATTATGCAGATGAGCATTATCATGATAAATCTTTGGATTGTGAACTTCATAAGTTTCAAAAAAATCCAATAATATCACTGGACTTCCAGAGTTTTCAATTTGCTGAGGTTTTCTATACCTCTACTCTCACCTACGATTATTATCGATTTTTAAATGATTACGAACCATTGTGCTATGAGCTACGTGGTCCGCCTGCTTTATCTATTACAGGATAATTCAATAATAATCATTTAAAATATTTCAATGCGTAACACAATGTTATTGACGCTGCTATTGGCAGTGCAGTCTATTATATATGGACAAAATTCCCTGAGCGGAAAAATCACCGATCAGGATACTCAAGAACCAGTTCTTAGTGCAAACATCTATTTCCCTGCTCTTGAAAGAGGGACGATGACAGATCTTGATGGTAATTTTAAAATATCAGATCTGCCAAGCGGTAATTTTAAAATGGTGATATCCTCAATAGGATACGCCAGTTATACACAAGATGTGGTTCTACCTTCTCAGGATATTACCATTACATTAAAACCTTCAGCCATAGAGATGGAGGAGGTTATAGTATCTACTCCTTTTCACCAATTACAAAGCGATAATGTAATGAAGGTGGAACGCGAAAGTGTTTCTGAACTTTCTAAAAATGGAGCTGTAAACCTATCCGAAGGAATTACTCAAATATCAGGAGTTGAAAATCTAACGACTGGATTGGGTATTGGAAAACCAGTAATTAGAGGACTTAGTTCCAATCGTGTGCTTGTTTATACTCAGGGAGTTCGTTTAGAGAATCAGCAATATGGCGATGAGCATGGCCTGGGAATTAGTTCAAAAGGAATTGCTAGCGTGGAAGTGATAAAAGGCCCTGCCTCTTTACTCTACGGAAGTGATGCGATTGGTGGAGTTTTATATTTGAATCCTGAAAGATATGCAAATGAAAACAGCACCAAAGCCAGCCTAGAGTCAGATTATTTTACAAATACTCTAGGGTATCAAACCAGTTTAATGGCTTCTACTGCTGGTGATCGATTAAAGTTTATTGCCCGCGGAAGTTATGCGGCTAATAGTGATTATGAAACAGGAGATGGAGAAAGAGTTACCAATACTCGTTTCAATGAGAAGGATATTAAAGCTGGAATTGGTTTCCAGAACAGTGTTTATAAAGGAGATCTACGTTATAACTTTAATAATTCTAAAATTGGTATTCCGGAAGAATTGGGTGTTCAATCTACTAACAAAGAACCACTTCTACCCTACCAGAATATTGACAACCATATTCTGAGTCTTGATAACAAGTTCTATCTGAATAATTCCAGTATTGACCTTAAAATTGGTTACCAGTACAACGATCGCCAGGAATTTGAAGACCATCATCATCATGACGATCATGAAGGTGAAGAGCATGAAGGCGAAGAGCATGAACATGAGGAACATGAAGGCGAAGAGCATGAACATGAGGAACATGAAGGTGATGAACCAGCTTTAGAAATGCATTTGGAAACTTTGAACTATAATCTAAAATACAATTTCCCTAAGTTCGATAACCTTGACGTTATTGCTGGAGTACAGGGAATGTGGCAAAGCAACGAGAATTTTGGTGAGGAAATTCTAATACCTGATGCGACAACTACTGACTTTGGTGTATTCGCCACTGCTCATTATCACTTACCACGAATTGACTTTCAAGGAGGAATTCGATATGATAATAGGTCTATTGAAACAGAATCCTATATCGCAGAGGACGGAGATATATTAGATGAAGTAGATCGACAGTTCAATAGCTTTAATGGAGCTCTAGGAGCAAAATTTGATATTACCGATAATCTTACCACCAGGTTAAATCTTGCCAGTGGATTCAGGGCGCCTAATTTATCTGAACTAACCTCTAATGGTTCTCATAATGGTGCTAACAGATATGAGATTGGTAATCCTGATCTTGATAATGAACAGAACTTCCAGATCGACCTCGCCCTTGAGTGGAGAAATCAACATTTCGAAGCTTTTGTTAATGGGTTTTCGAATAATGTAAGTGACTATATATTTATAAGTCCGTCGGGAGAAATTATAGATGATGAGAACGTATTTCGTTATCAGCAAGATGATGCCAAATTGTATGGTGGTGAAATAGGTATCCACCTTCACCCGCATCCACTAGACTGGCTTCACCTGGAAAGTAGCTTTGAAACAGTTACTGGGAAACTGGATAATGATGATTACCTTCCATTAATTCCAGCTAATTCACTCACTAACACCTTTAGAGTTGAGTTTGAAAAAGGTAAGTTATTATCGGGTTCGTATAGCTTTATAACACTAAAGAATGTGTTTGATCAGGAAAATCCTGGCAGTTTTGAAACCCGAACTGGTGGTTATAGCCTGGTGAATCTTGGTGCTGGAACTGAGCTTAGAACGAACAGCGCATTATTCGAATTGCGACTTAGTGTAAACAATCTATTTGATAAGGATTATTTCTCACACCTGTCCCGTTTAAAGAATGATGGCATTTCGAATGTTGGGAGAAACATAATGCTTTCAGCTAATATTCATATCTAATTAAAAAGGGCTACTGAAATCAGTAGCCCTTTTTAATTTTTATCTGGTAAAATCTAGTAGCTCTCTACTTCGATCACCTGTGGTTGCATCATAGGTTCCTTCTTCCAGACATAAGTATAAAGATACATTAGTGTAAACGTCGGAATTATATCAGTTCCCGGAAGAATCTCTTCAATGAACACGAGTACGGAGGCTAATTTACCTTTTCTCCCCGGATACATATCTCTCATCTTTTTAGCAGCATATGGCGCCCAGAGTAAATCAAGAAATGGACCTACAAATGGAATTGCAACAGTTGCCATTCCTACAAGGTCATATACCAGACCCTTTGCAAATAATTTATTTTTAAATAGCTTCATGTTTTTTGGTTTTGACTACATAGAAGCAAATAAAGTGCCAAATCTATTTAAGGTCTGAGCTTATAAGCTTAAGGAACTCATTCCTGGTTTCAATTTCTTTGAACTGTCCACGGAAACCCGAGGTGGTTGTTGCACTATTCTGCTTCTGCACTCCGCGCATCATCATGCACATATGGACGGCTTCGATCACCACAGCTACTCCCTGAGGTTGCAATGTCTTGTTCAAACATTCCAGAATATCATGGGTTAGTCTTTCCTGTACCTGTAATCTTCTAGCAAAAACATCCACGACTCTAGGAAGCTTACTCAATCCTACTATTTTTCCATTAGGAATATATGCTATATGAGCTTTTCCGAAGAATGGCAGCATATGATGTTCACAAAGAGAATACAGCTCTATATCCTTCACCACGACCATTTCATCATAATCTTCTGAGAACATCGCTTTTTTCAGGATCCTTTCCGCATCCATTTCATATCCCTGAGTTAAAAATTGCATTGCTTTTGCAGCTCTTTCAGGAGTTTTTACGATTCCTTCACGTTCAGGGTTTTCCCCTACGCCCACTATGATATCCTCGAAACTCTGTTTCATTTTACCAGTAACCTCCTGGTTGTATTCTTCAAAAAATTTATATGCCATGATCGTTAGTTTGCTTCAGCTTATCTGAAAAATACTTTTTCAGTTTTGTTATTTTCGGGTCAATTATAAACTGGCAATATGGTTGTTGCCTGTGTTGATTGTAAAAATCCTGATGTTCCTGTTCTGCAACATAAAAAGCGGAAGCTTCAGTTACTTCGGTAACGATAGGATCATCAAACGCGTTTTCTTCTTCAATTACCTCTATGGTTTTTCTCGCTATCTTCTCCTGCTCTTCATCATGAAAGAAAATCGCACTTCTATATTGGGTTCCCACATCATTCTGTTGCCTGTTGAGCGTAGTTGGATCATGAGTTGCAAAAAACACCAATAGTAATTCGTTGTATGCAATCTTATCTGGATCGTATGTAATCTGTATTGCTTCAGCATGACCAGTGCGACCTGTAATGATCTCTCTATAGGCGGGATTCTTGATCACACCACCTGTAAAACCTGATACCACTTTTTCTACTCCATTCAATCTCTGAAAAACAGCCTCTGTACACCAGAAACATCCACCGGCAAGGGTCGCTTTCTTCAAATTATCTTCATTCATAACCTGCAATATAATTTTTGTTTATCAAATTTAAGGTCTAATTAAACAAGAAATGCCTCGTTTAACGGGAATTTAATGAAAAACTTTGCCGATAAAGATTTAGCATATACTTTTACGTAAATATCAATATTGAACATTCATCAATAAATGTCGAAAAATTACTGGCTGCTTTTCATTATTATCATCAATTGCAGCATTTTATCCTCACAAAATTTAGAAACCAGGAAAAATTACGAAGCGACTCGTATACAGGAAGCTCCAAAGATCGATGGACTAGCTTCAGAAGATGTATGGAAGAAAGCAACTCTTGCTGAAAATTTTGTAATGGTTGAACCTGGAGATGGTACTCCAATTCCCGAATCTCACGCTACAGAAGTCAAGATCCTATATGATGATCTTGCGATCTATATCGCTGCGACCATGAAGGAAAAAGATCCTGATAAAACAATCAGGCAATTTACTCAGCGGGATAATCTTCAGCAATCTGAATATTTTTTGATGGACATCAACACTTATGATGACGGTGAAAACCAGACCAGGTTCATCGTTACTTCCGCCGGAACACAGGCTGATGCCCGAATCACTGGATCTCAGGAAGATTATGGTTACAATGTGGTATGGGAGTCAGCAGTTTCTCAGGATGAAAATGGTTGGTATTTGGAGATGAAGATCCCCTATTCAGCATTGAGATTTCCGGAAACTGAAAAACAAAGATGGGGCCTGCAATTTTCACGTGAGATCACGCATAGAAATGAGACCTATGTCTGGAACTATATAAATAAGTCGGTAGGACAAATGGCACAGTACACAGGTTTGCTTACTGGAATCAATAACATTGAGCCACCTGTTCGCCTGAGTTTATACCCTTATATACAATCTGCTTTTGATTCTTTTGACGGCAGTGATGATTTTAGTTTCAATGCTGGGATGGATCTAAAATATGGTATTAATGATTCCTTTACTTTAGATATGACCTTAGTACCAGACTTCGGACAGACAGCTTATGACGAAGTAGAATTGAATCTGGGTCCTTTTGAACAGATCTTTGGTGAGAACCGTGCTTTCTTTACTGAAGGAACTGAGCTTTTTAATAAAGGAAATTTATTTTATTCCAGAAGAGTTGGGAGTACTCCTATTGGTTTTAACGCTGCTCAAACCAACAGACTTGATAGTGAGGAAATTCTTGAAAACCCAAGCAGAACAGATCTTATTAATGCACTGAAGGTTTCCGGAAGAACAGACCGCGGTTTAGGAATCGGAGTCTTTAATGCTATTACCAGCGAAGCAAAAGCAGTTTATCGTGACACTATAACTGGAAATACTAGATCTAAGATCACCGAGCCTCTTGCCAATTATAATATTGTAGTTTTGGATCAAAGGTTTAATAAAAACTCTTCAATAACACTAATTAATACAAATGTTACACGAGATGGCAACTTCAGAGATGGAAATGTAACAGGCTTTCTGTTTGATATTTACAACAAGGCGAACAGTTTTAATGTTGAAGGCCAGGCAAAGATGAGTAACGTTAATCTTCCTGGCCAGAATCTTACTGGTTTTGCCTCCTATTTCGCAGCACGTCGTACGAAAGGAAACTTCAGGTATAGAATTGCTCACGAGTTCGCGAACGAGACTTTCGACATTAACGACCTTGGCATCAACTTTACGAACAATTATAACAACATCTTCTGGGGCACCTCCTACCAGATCTTTGAACCACAGGGTAATTTCAATAATTTTCAAATTAGTCTGTACGGCCAGCACCGTAGAAGATATAAACCAGACAAGACCATTAATACAGGGATGGGCGGAGATTTTTTTGCGATGACCCGCGAACGTTTTGCGTTTGGAGGGGCCCTGGATTTTAATTCTAAGTTTAGAGATTATTTTGAAACCAGGGCAGTTGATACATATGTTACCTACAAACCTTTTGCAAGTTCCAGATTTTTTATATCCTCAGATTACCGGAAGAAATTTGCAATTGACTCCAGGATCTATGTGGAAGAATATTTTGATACAGATTATGCTTATTACGGTTTAAGCATTGAACCAAGATTCAGATTTAGTGACAGGTTTAATATGGTTTATGAGTTTGATTATGGATTGCAAAAAGAGCGACCTAGTTTCGTAAACAAAGTAAATGACAATATCATCTTCGGAATAAGAGATCAGAAAACCTTGGAAAATTCAGTAAGAGCGAATTACAATTTTAATACAAAACAAGGTTTGAGTTTAAGCGCGAGACAATTCTGGTCCACGGCAAGTTTTGGTGATAACTCTTATCTTAAATTGATCGCAGATGGTGAACTTGAAGCTACAAATTATGACACCAATACTTTAAGAGATCCAGACGCTAACTTTAATATCTGGAATCTAGATCTAAGCTACCGCTGGCAGTTTGCGCCCGGTAGTGAAGCCGTGCTCCTGTATCGAAATTCGATCTTTAATGAAGATAAACTGAGTGAACTCAATTATTCAGATAGCCTGGACAATTTATTTTCAAAACCTGCCCGGCACAATTTAAGCCTCAGGGTCGTTTATTTTATAGATTATAATAACCTCCGAAACATATTCCGCAGTTAACTTGGGGAATGCCTGCAATTTGGCTAATTTCGGAATGTCTATTTCGCATTCATGATAATCGCAAAGAACATACATAAATATTACGGGGATCTGCACGTATTGAAGTCGGTAGACCTGCATATCAAGAAGAAAGAAATCGTTTCGATCGTTGGAGCTTCAGGTGCGGGAAAAACCACATTGTTGCAAATCCTGGGTACTCTGGACAAACCGGGAAAGGATAAAAATTCAGAACTTCTTATTAATGGAACTGATATCTACGGACTCAAATCCAGAGAACTTTCTAAATTCCGAAACAAATATATAGGATTTATCTTTCAGTTTCACCAGTTACTTCCAGAATTTACGGCATTAGAAAATATATGTATCCCAGCATTTATTCATAAAACTCCGAAAAAAGAGGCTGAAGATCGCGCTATGGAATTACTTGAATTTCTTGGTCTTAAAAATAGGGCTTCACATAAACCTGGAGAATTGAGTGGTGGAGAACAGCAGAGAATCGCGGTAGCCAGAAGTCTTATTAATAACCCTGCAGTCATTTTTGCTGATGAACCATCAGGAAACCTGGATTCAGAATCTGCGGAAAATCTTCACCAGTTATTTTTCAGACTCAGAGATGAATTTGATCAAACTTTTGTGATCGTTACACATAATGAAGAACTGGCGAATATGGCAGATAGAAAACTTACGATGGTAGATGGTAAAATTGCTCCTGAAATAAAAAACAGTATTTGAAGAAGGCAGAGTTAAAAGAATTTCTTGATTTT contains:
- a CDS encoding AraC family transcriptional regulator; translated protein: MNTTSKPRLERIEPGFGSSFSYRTHNKFQVGSKNTFWHYHPEVELVYVNGGCGKRQIGSHISYYRNGDLILIGSLLPHCAFTDGLTNHHCETVIQFRNDFLGNEFLEAPEMSRIQNLLERAKKGIVFHGDTKRHIGATIESLRELNPFQKLLGLLEVLNSLEKTDDYTILNAEGFLLETNLQDNDRINIIFNFVKEHFQRPISLKEISDKVSMTNPAFCRYFKRITGKTFTQFVNEYRLAHSAKLLHERQISITDVCFESGFNNFSHFNKQFKAFTGRSPSVYRSELKFSVT
- a CDS encoding 4Fe-4S dicluster domain-containing protein — its product is MAIVITDECINCGACEPECPNTAIYEGADDWRYADGTDLEGDVVLPGGKEANANEAQEPISDEIYYIVPDKCTECKGFHEEPQCAAVCPVDCCVPDDEHVESEEILLQKQSFMHHD
- a CDS encoding acyl-CoA reductase, producing the protein MTIEEHTSNLVALGKFLGQFQIDGIRKHPDFPELDELTNEMHEKIDASIHRNGWFTRENIVFSLQQWSEALKFDNIKKWIGRYDLSNSGGKKIGIVMAGNIPLVGFHDFISTIICDHNIQIKQSSSDELLLPLIARFLIEQNSEYKNRIEFTKGKLENFDAVIATGSDNTARYFEYYFKGKPSIVRKNRNSIAILTGNESKEELEALSKDIFLYYGLGCRNVSKLYVPEGYDFDQFFKAMYSWNPIINENKYANNYDYNKAVYLMSEYKILDNGFLMLKEDESFGSPIATVFYQTYKDEDNLKEVLESNSEKLQCVVRKDPKSNEVPFGKTQQPELWDYADNIDTIEFLSKL
- the serC gene encoding 3-phosphoserine/phosphohydroxythreonine transaminase; translated protein: MKKHNFSAGPCILPQEVFQEASQAILDFNNSGLSILEISHRSADFVSVMEEAQNLALELLGLQDKGYKALFLQGGASMQFLMTAYNLLNNKAAYLNTGTWSSKAIKEAKLFGEVIEVASSKDKNFNYIPKNYSIPEDANYFHCTSNNTIFGTQMKEFPKTDVPSVCDMSSDIFSRQLNFEDFDLIYAGAQKNMGPAGTVLVVVKESILGKVDRKIPSMLDYQVHISKDSMFNTPPVYAVYVSMLTMRWIKKNGGIAAMEKRNAEKAALLYNEIDRNSLFEGFAAKEDRSPMNPTFNLKDEAHKDQFDKMWKDAGVNGLSGHRSVGGYRASMYNALSIESVQVVVDLMQKLVKEIN
- a CDS encoding D-2-hydroxyacid dehydrogenase; translated protein: MKVLANDGLSQSGVQLLKDAGFEVIIKKVAQDQLEDYLKSNGISVLLVRSATEVRKNIIDNCIHLKVIGRGGVGMDNIDVEYALSKGISVINTPEASSASVAELVFAHLFGGARKLHDSNRNMPLEGDSRFKDLKKSYAGGSELRGKTLGIIGLGRIGREVAKIALGVGMRVVASDKEVGETEITLEFYNDQKVTIPIKTEPVEQLIEHADFISLHVPAQSKPIIGKAEFDKMKNGVGIINTARGGILDEEALLVAIEEEKVSFAALDTFENEPSPAIKLLMNESISLSPHIGAATSEAQERIGEELAHQIINIFKK
- a CDS encoding DUF6146 family protein, translated to MKNLIYICLLALFVYSCGSGRSRDLKGKDATNDTVRIANDSLEYEIIIIEPGFNLFINSYARPRGYHTQSYLENKNQFLVTEYNTRVMQPQTYDPNLYINQINYDSNTDYGYEVNYLLYNYFVFFSRHYNQRFSVPTRI
- a CDS encoding DUF6787 family protein, which codes for MKKLKARWGIDDNWQLFVILLVFAITGSSSAKIAGPLCEFLGITSETTHWSIYWTLRILLIFPIYQVLLVSFGWIFGQFQFFWAFEKKMLSRLGLAKIFNA